One stretch of bacterium DNA includes these proteins:
- a CDS encoding zinc ribbon domain-containing protein has translation MTKQCQSCGMPLQTKKAGDCRGTEKDGSKSEKWCKLCYDNGTFIGPDCTLDEMKKIVDNALREQGSGKLMRWLAQKQLPHLERWK, from the coding sequence ATGACAAAGCAATGTCAAAGCTGTGGAATGCCACTACAAACCAAGAAAGCCGGAGATTGTCGAGGTACCGAAAAGGACGGATCTAAGAGCGAAAAATGGTGTAAATTGTGTTACGACAATGGTACATTCATCGGTCCCGACTGCACCCTCGACGAAATGAAAAAGATCGTCGATAACGCGCTGCGAGAACAGGGTAGTGGCAAACTCATGCGCTGGCTAGCTCAAAAACAGCTCCCCCACCTCGAGCGCTGGAAGTAA